Proteins from one Shewanella pealeana ATCC 700345 genomic window:
- a CDS encoding CoA transferase subunit A, which yields MNKLQTVKQMVEQLEDGMTIGIGGWGPRRKPMALIREILRSDLKDLTIVAYGGADVGMLCAANKVKKVIFAFVSLDFIPLEPFFRKARQNGDIDIMEIDEGMMLLGLRAAAWGCPFIPTQVGLGTDVVKVNPDLKVIDSPYDDKEWVAMPALKLDAALIHVDRADVRGVCQITGPDHYMDDWFVRAAKKALVTCDELVGSEVFNDPNAARCVFWERSLTTAVAHVPAGAHPTSCAPFYGFDTAHFKEYNACARDGGFELYFDKYVKDKCENDYQALVGGVDTIKQLALPVY from the coding sequence ATGAATAAATTACAAACCGTAAAGCAAATGGTCGAACAGCTCGAAGACGGCATGACTATCGGTATCGGTGGTTGGGGACCAAGACGAAAGCCGATGGCGCTAATTCGCGAGATCCTTCGCTCAGACTTAAAAGATCTCACCATTGTTGCCTATGGCGGTGCAGACGTTGGCATGCTTTGCGCTGCCAATAAAGTAAAGAAAGTTATCTTCGCATTTGTATCTCTTGATTTTATTCCCCTCGAGCCCTTTTTCAGAAAGGCTCGTCAAAATGGTGACATCGACATCATGGAAATTGATGAGGGAATGATGTTGCTCGGCTTACGGGCTGCAGCATGGGGTTGCCCATTTATACCGACTCAAGTCGGCTTAGGTACCGATGTCGTTAAGGTTAATCCGGACTTAAAAGTCATTGATAGCCCCTATGACGATAAAGAGTGGGTAGCCATGCCAGCATTGAAGCTCGACGCGGCACTGATCCATGTCGATAGAGCCGATGTTCGCGGTGTGTGTCAAATCACTGGACCCGATCACTATATGGATGATTGGTTTGTTAGAGCGGCTAAAAAAGCCTTGGTGACCTGCGATGAACTTGTGGGATCTGAAGTATTTAACGACCCTAATGCAGCACGCTGTGTTTTTTGGGAGCGTAGCCTAACAACCGCAGTCGCCCATGTCCCCGCGGGTGCTCATCCAACCTCTTGCGCGCCTTTTTACGGTTTTGATACCGCCCATTTTAAAGAATACAACGCTTGTGCGCGTGACGGTGGTTTTGAACTGTATTTCGATAAATATGTAAAAGATAAGTGTGAAAATGATTATCAAGCGTTAGTCGGCGGGGTAGACACCATAAAACAATTAGCCTTACCGGTTTACTAA
- a CDS encoding CoA-transferase subunit beta has translation MTIAKEYSLAELMICAAAEAFRHDGEVLATGIGLIPRLGASLAMKTFNSDLMMTDSEAYLLSEPNPVGPRADNYIQQNETWMGFSRIFDNVWSRKRHAMVGPTQIDQFGQANISALGSDYSKPKVQMLGVRGFPGNSISHPNSFFVPSHNTRVFVKGECDMVASIGYNPERLPKGYRLDDIDIRLVITDLCVMDFNGPDHQLRLVSLHPGVALNTVIENTGFAIDIAQNVKTTPPPTVEQLAIIAALDPHNLRAKQLKDNPPGDRTTSAKLVEEVA, from the coding sequence ATGACTATAGCGAAAGAGTACAGCTTAGCAGAGCTGATGATATGCGCCGCTGCAGAGGCATTTCGCCATGATGGTGAGGTACTTGCAACCGGTATTGGGCTAATTCCTCGCCTTGGTGCTAGTTTAGCCATGAAAACTTTTAACAGCGATCTGATGATGACAGACTCAGAAGCTTATTTGTTGTCAGAGCCAAATCCGGTAGGGCCAAGAGCTGATAATTACATTCAGCAAAATGAAACATGGATGGGTTTTTCACGGATTTTTGATAATGTTTGGAGCCGTAAGCGCCATGCGATGGTAGGCCCGACTCAAATTGACCAATTTGGTCAGGCAAACATTTCAGCATTAGGCAGTGACTATAGTAAGCCAAAGGTGCAAATGCTTGGCGTAAGGGGCTTTCCTGGCAACTCAATTAGCCACCCTAATTCGTTCTTTGTACCAAGCCACAATACTCGTGTTTTCGTAAAAGGTGAGTGCGATATGGTGGCATCGATTGGTTATAACCCTGAACGGTTGCCAAAAGGCTACCGACTCGATGATATCGATATACGCCTAGTGATAACCGATCTATGCGTGATGGACTTTAACGGCCCGGATCACCAATTACGTTTAGTGAGTCTGCATCCCGGGGTCGCGCTTAATACGGTTATTGAAAATACAGGGTTTGCAATAGACATTGCGCAAAATGTAAAGACAACACCGCCGCCAACCGTTGAGCAACTCGCTATTATTGCCGCGTTAGATCCGCATAACTTAAGAGCAAAACAACTTAAAGACAATCCTCCTGGTGATAGAACCACTAGCGCCAAACTCGTAGAAGAGGTGGCCTAA
- a CDS encoding enoyl-CoA hydratase produces the protein MSNNTAHSEAAPQTTDNQLAALDVSQREDIDGVVFYEVREQVAIVTMNRPEYNNAQNSKMTYALDAAFKRACDDDKVKVIILAGEGKHFSAGHDIGTPGRDVDQEFDRASLWYDHSNKSGGEFLYAREQEVYLGMCRRWRDMPKPTIAMVQGACIAGGLMLAWVCDLIICSDDAYYCDPVVRMGIPGVEYFAHVHELNSRIAKEFLFLGDKMNAQRAYELGMVNRIFSRKDLTSETLTIANKIAQMPRLGLQLTKQAINNAEDLMGKRSTMDMVFGLHHFAHVHNESISGDKLGGFDAKAMAKANKAASGAEKCKETS, from the coding sequence ATGTCTAACAATACAGCTCACAGTGAAGCGGCCCCGCAAACTACGGATAACCAACTAGCCGCGCTTGATGTAAGTCAGCGCGAAGATATTGATGGCGTCGTGTTTTATGAGGTGCGGGAACAAGTTGCAATTGTAACCATGAATCGCCCCGAATATAACAATGCACAAAATTCGAAAATGACCTACGCGCTCGACGCCGCTTTTAAACGAGCGTGCGACGACGACAAGGTAAAAGTGATCATACTCGCCGGTGAAGGTAAGCACTTTTCAGCCGGACATGACATCGGCACCCCCGGACGCGACGTTGACCAAGAGTTTGATCGTGCCAGTCTTTGGTACGATCACAGCAATAAAAGCGGCGGTGAGTTTTTATATGCGAGAGAGCAAGAGGTTTACTTAGGTATGTGTCGTCGCTGGCGTGATATGCCGAAGCCGACCATTGCTATGGTACAAGGCGCCTGTATCGCTGGCGGGCTAATGCTAGCCTGGGTATGTGACCTAATTATCTGTTCTGATGATGCCTATTACTGCGACCCAGTTGTTCGAATGGGGATCCCAGGCGTTGAATATTTTGCGCACGTGCATGAGCTTAACTCTCGCATTGCAAAAGAGTTTTTATTCTTAGGCGACAAAATGAATGCTCAGCGTGCTTATGAGTTAGGCATGGTGAACCGAATTTTTTCGAGGAAAGATCTCACTAGCGAGACGTTAACCATAGCTAATAAAATCGCCCAAATGCCACGACTTGGTTTGCAACTAACTAAGCAAGCGATTAATAACGCAGAAGATTTGATGGGCAAACGTAGCACTATGGATATGGTTTTTGGCTTACATCATTTTGCTCATGTTCATAATGAGTCAATATCCGGAGACAAACTCGGTGGCTTTGATGCAAAAGCGATGGCAAAAGCCAACAAGGCTGCCAGCGGTGCAGAGAAGTGCAAGGAGACATCATGA
- a CDS encoding NAD(P)H-dependent flavin oxidoreductase, with protein sequence MSHAVDATNPVDPVYELKTDLTEMLGCRYPIVQTAMGWVSDANLVIATTKAGGFGFLAGATIEASELENEILKVITATGNSHFGLNFHMFQENAKECVDLAIKYSLRAVSYGRGPDKQTISRLKAAKVLCIPTVGALKHALKAQALGADIITIQGGEGGGHTGGVPSSILLPQVLDAVSIPVIAAGGFSTGRGLAAALASGACGIAMGTRFLMTSDSPTPAHTLNKYLEVNDTQAIKVTTAVDGMRHRMINSPFIARLEKASPFGRLRIALASAWYWKNETGMTFAHMVKVFIESVKTEPGAVSQVVMSANQPVLLQRSMVDGQPNEGILPSGQVAASINELISVDQLVTDIVKQAHQCLSQLQARTLITETPINKNHSTKEAS encoded by the coding sequence ATGAGCCATGCCGTTGATGCTACAAATCCTGTTGATCCAGTGTATGAGCTTAAAACCGATTTAACTGAAATGCTGGGTTGCCGCTATCCCATTGTCCAAACCGCAATGGGTTGGGTGTCAGACGCAAACTTGGTGATTGCAACCACAAAAGCGGGCGGATTTGGATTCTTAGCCGGTGCGACAATAGAGGCTTCTGAGCTAGAAAATGAAATTCTCAAGGTTATTACTGCCACTGGGAATAGTCATTTTGGTCTCAATTTTCATATGTTCCAAGAGAATGCCAAAGAGTGTGTTGATCTCGCGATCAAGTACTCCCTTAGAGCCGTTAGTTATGGCCGAGGCCCAGATAAACAAACCATCTCGCGGCTAAAAGCAGCAAAAGTGTTATGTATCCCTACCGTTGGCGCACTGAAACATGCGTTAAAAGCGCAAGCGCTAGGGGCTGACATCATCACGATTCAAGGTGGAGAAGGTGGTGGCCATACTGGCGGTGTGCCTTCAAGCATACTCTTACCCCAAGTACTCGATGCGGTATCGATTCCAGTAATTGCGGCAGGTGGATTCTCAACCGGACGTGGTTTAGCTGCAGCTTTAGCTTCTGGAGCATGCGGTATAGCAATGGGGACTCGTTTTTTAATGACCTCTGACTCACCCACACCGGCACATACGCTCAATAAGTATTTGGAAGTTAACGACACCCAAGCTATTAAAGTGACAACAGCTGTAGATGGTATGCGCCATAGAATGATTAATTCTCCATTTATTGCGCGCCTTGAAAAAGCCAGCCCATTTGGGCGTCTACGGATCGCACTAGCAAGTGCATGGTACTGGAAAAATGAAACCGGAATGACATTTGCCCACATGGTCAAAGTGTTTATCGAATCGGTGAAAACTGAGCCTGGGGCCGTGTCTCAAGTTGTTATGTCCGCAAATCAGCCAGTGTTATTACAGCGTTCAATGGTCGATGGCCAACCCAATGAAGGCATTCTGCCAAGTGGTCAAGTTGCAGCCTCAATTAATGAACTTATCAGTGTCGATCAGCTAGTAACCGATATCGTAAAACAAGCACATCAATGCTTAAGCCAACTTCAGGCTCGAACATTAATTACCGAGACACCAATCAATAAAAATCACTCTACAAAGGAGGCTAGCTAA
- a CDS encoding enoyl-CoA hydratase family protein, with the protein MANASVNPISLPKSAFITELKNGVAELVINKPPVNALDSHEWFALAHEIERLNADLAVRVIVIRAEGRGFCAGVDIKELDQYPERIVAVNAGNYATFKAIHRATVPVIVAVHGFVLGGGIGITGAADIVVASDCATFALPEVDRGAMGGGAHLQRLFPVQKVRYMFFTGDTITAPDAERYGFIERIVTKQELRKTALAIATKIAAKSPEMIRIAKEALNGIEDGNLEDKYRWEQGFTLQAYTSPDSAETRKAFIEKREASF; encoded by the coding sequence ATGGCCAATGCATCGGTTAACCCTATTTCGCTGCCTAAATCAGCATTTATTACAGAGCTAAAAAATGGCGTCGCGGAGTTGGTGATCAACAAACCGCCAGTCAATGCCTTAGATAGCCATGAATGGTTCGCCTTAGCTCATGAGATTGAACGACTCAACGCGGATCTAGCCGTTAGAGTGATTGTTATTCGTGCTGAAGGTCGAGGCTTTTGTGCCGGCGTTGACATTAAAGAACTGGATCAGTACCCAGAACGCATTGTTGCCGTAAATGCCGGTAATTATGCGACGTTTAAAGCCATTCATCGGGCAACAGTGCCGGTAATTGTCGCCGTTCATGGATTTGTACTGGGCGGTGGAATTGGTATCACAGGTGCTGCAGATATTGTAGTTGCATCCGATTGTGCCACATTTGCACTACCAGAGGTGGATCGCGGCGCAATGGGCGGTGGAGCCCATTTACAAAGATTGTTCCCGGTACAGAAAGTACGCTACATGTTTTTTACTGGTGACACTATCACGGCACCAGATGCAGAGCGCTATGGCTTTATTGAGCGCATCGTTACTAAGCAAGAGCTGCGTAAAACGGCGTTAGCTATTGCCACTAAAATCGCGGCGAAAAGTCCTGAAATGATCCGTATTGCCAAAGAAGCCTTAAATGGTATTGAAGATGGCAATCTCGAAGACAAATACCGCTGGGAGCAAGGTTTCACACTGCAGGCCTATACCTCTCCAGACTCAGCTGAAACTCGTAAGGCGTTTATCGAAAAGCGTGAAGCGAGCTTTTAG